The following coding sequences lie in one Spinacia oleracea cultivar Varoflay chromosome 1, BTI_SOV_V1, whole genome shotgun sequence genomic window:
- the LOC110801673 gene encoding putative serine/threonine-protein kinase-like protein CCR3, protein MMIIKNPHISAIFFSLFLYLPTTLHGLGSGSTLSISSETNTVCGIVSGEVNRRIECFKDGQLIFIQPNISYDAIAGGGNFFCGLRSGGRSLLCWDTTTNSSTFTPKRIYYSNSSSLTDISVGDNQVCGVINGTNEVQCWRGVMGSDQNPSGFDAFGSISSGSGFSCGILMNNSRVRCWGSNETLASEIQNQFVGFSMVNLTAGGQHVCGFNSSGFLVCVGRNLSGQLDFPFHLNESSGFTNLALGSDYSCAIRKLNGSVVCWGGNGSYSSNSIQGVDFEFLVGGLNFICGLVTRNSSIMCWGPGWLSNNASLGIELPLPKILPGPCVQSDNCQCGVYPESASLCYGSGNICNSCSAPPLVPSIEVPLPPPVLPPSTSRGLRRGLLVFAIVGSVGGLAGICAIVYCLYAGVCFGRKKIHNSVQPTITRGGSSNAHTSSNSPPSRSLTLRRQGSLAFRRQRSGTSGAKHADRAEEFAFQVLANATDNFSLDNKIGAGSFGVVYRGKLVDGREVAIKRGETGPKTKKHQEKECAFESELAFLSRVHHKHLVRLVGYCEERDERLLVYEFMKNGALYDHLHGKKNVEKRNSVINAWKIRIKIALDAARGIEYLHNYAVPSIIHRDIKSSNILLDADWIARVSDFGLSLLGPESNQDFRPTKAAGTVGYIDPEYYGLNVLTAKSDVYGLGVVLLELLTGKKAIFKNDSSNNDGDPISLVDFAVPAILAGELVKVLDQRVGLPDVNESDAVELVAYTALHCVNLEGKDRPTMTDIVSNLERALTQCDDSHGTMSSAGILSIASD, encoded by the coding sequence ATGATGATCATAAAAAACCCACATATTTCTGccatttttttctctctcttcctctatCTTCCCACCACCCTCCATGGCCTCGGCTCCGGCTCAACTCTTTCAATCTCCTCCGAAACTAACACCGTTTGCGGCATCGTTTCTGGCGAGGTAAACCGTCGTATAGAGTGTTTCAAAGACGGTCAGTTAATTTTTATTCAACCCAATATTTCTTACGACGCCATTGCTGGTGGTGGGAACTTTTTCTGTGGGCTTAGATCAGGTGGAAGAAGCTTACTTTGCTGGGATACAACCACAAATTCATCCACATTTACCCCAAAAAGGATTTACTACAGCAACTCATCCTCATTAACAGATATTTCAGTTGGGGATAATCAGGTTTGTGGGGTAATTAATGGTACAAATGAGGTACAATGCTGGAGAGGAGTGATGGGTTCAGATCAAAACCCATCTGGGTTTGatgcttttgggtcaatttcaTCTGGGTCTGGGTTTTCTTGTGGGATTTTGATGAATAATAGTAGGGTTAGATGTTGGGGTAGTAATGAAACCCTAGCTTctgaaattcaaaatcaatttgtGGGTTTTTCTATGGTTAATTTAACAGCTGGTGGGCAACATGTTTGCGGGTTTAATTCATCTGGGTTTTTGGTTTGTGTCGGTAGGAATTTATCTGGGCAATTGGATTTTCCTTTTCATTTGAATGAATCATCTGGGTTTACAAATCTGGCACTTGGATCTGATTACAGTTGTGCAATTAGAAAATTGAATGGTTCTGTTGTTTGTTGGGGTGGAAATGGTTCGTATTCAAGTAATTCCATTCAAGGGGTTGATTTTGAGTTTTTGGTTGGTGGGTTAAATTTTATTTGTGGGTTAGTTACTAGGAATTCTTCAATTATGTGTTGGGGACCTGGATGGTTGAGTAATAATGCATCTTTGGGGATTGAACTTCCTTTACCAAAGATTCTTCCTGGACCTTGTGTTCAATCTGATAACTGTCAATGTGGTGTGTATCCTGAATCTGCATCTCTTTGTTATGGTTCTGGTAATATTTGCAACTCTTGTAGTGCTCCACCATTAGTACCGTCTATTGAAGTACCTCTGCCACCTCCGGTTTTGCCACCCTCAACATCGAGGGGATTAAGGAGAGGTCTTTTGGTGTTTGCCATTGTAGGGTCAGTTGGTGGGTTAGCTGGGATTTGTGCTATAGTTTATTGCTTGTATGCTGGTGTTTGTTTTGGTAGAAAGAAGATTCATAATTCAGTTCAACCAACGATCACTCGAGGGGGTTCGAGTAATGCTCATACCTCTAGCAATAGTCCCCCTTCGAGGTCCTTGACTCTTAGACGTCAAGGGTCTTTAGCATTTAGACGGCAAAGGAGTGGAACATCTGGTGCTAAACACGCGGATAGAGCAGAGGAGTTTGCCTTCCAAGTACTAGCTAATGCTACTGACAACTTCTCATTGGACAATAAGATTGGTGCTGGTAGTTTTGGTGTGGTGTATAGGGGTAAATTAGTAGATGGTAGGGAAGTAGCAATCAAGAGAGGTGAAACAGGTCCTAAAACAAAGAAACACCAAGAAAAGGAGTGTGCATTTGAATCAGAATTAGCATTCTTGTCAAGGGTACACCATAAGCATTTGGTTAGGCTTGTTGGGTATTGTGAAGAGAGGGATGAAAGACTCTTGGTTTATGAATTCATGAAGAATGGAGCACTTTATGATCATTTACATGGTAAAAAGAATGTTGAGAAAAGAAACAGTGTAATCAATGCTTGGAAAATCAGGATTAAGATCGCGTTAGATGCTGCACGTGGTATAGAGTACCTACACAATTATGCAGTCCCGTCTATAATCCATCGCGATATCAAGTCTTCAAACATCCTTTTAGATGCTGATTGGATTGCAAGAGTGTCTGATTTTGGATTGTCTTTATTAGGTCCTGAATCTAATCAAGATTTCAGACCAACAAAAGCAGCAGGGACAGTTGGGTATATTGATCCAGAGTACTATGGGTTGAATGTGTTAACTGCAAAGAGTGATGTTTATGGTCTTGGTGTTGTACTGCTTGAGCTATTAACAGGAAAGAAAGCAATATTCAAGAATGACAGTAGTAACAATGATGGAGATCCGATTAGTCTGGTGGATTTTGCAGTACCAGCAATTTTGGCAGGGGAACTGGTGAAAGTGTTGGATCAGAGAGTAGGATTGCCTGATGTTAATGAATCAGACGCGGTTGAGCTTGTTGCTTATACTGCGTTACATTGTGTCAACTTAGAGGGTAAAGACAGACCTACAATGACTGATATTGTATCTAATTTGGAGCGCGCTTTAACCCAGTGTGATGATAGTCATGGTACTATGTCTAGTGCCGGAATATTATCTATTGCATCAGATTGA